GGCAGGACAAGATTACGCCTACATGCAACGACTGCTCGAGACCTGTACTCGTCTGATGGAGACTATTACTACGGTCCCTCAACCGGTGGTTGCGCGCGTTCACGGACTCGCAACCGCTGCGGGAGCCCAACTGGTGGCCACCTGCGACCTCGCGGTTGCCGCGACCACCGCAGGATTTGCCGCGCCTGGAGGCAAAGGTGGCTGGTTTTGTCACACACCCATGGTCGCAATTGGACATGCCATCGGCCGAAAGCGTGCGGCAGAGATGGCATTCACTGGAGACGTCATCGACGCAGCTACGGCGCTTGACTGGGGGCTCGTCAACCGTGTCGTCGAACCTGAGGATCTTGATCGAGCGACGCTCGAGTTTCTGGACCGAGCCTCACGGGGTTCGCGCTACTCAAAGGCTCTTGGCAAGCGCACGCTCTATCGACAGCTTGATTTGCCAGTTCATGACGCGTATTCGGTCGCGGTCGCAGCGATGGCGGGAGCCTCGCAGACGCGTGACGCCCAAGAGGGCATGAGTTCGTTCCTTGAAAAACGCCCCCCAAATTGGTCCGATAGCTAGTTCACTCACCAGCCGTGGGTTCCTGTAAA
This is a stretch of genomic DNA from Ferrimicrobium sp.. It encodes these proteins:
- a CDS encoding enoyl-CoA hydratase-related protein translates to MQTDTRHHVLLEVEGDFTVITMNRPAKRNALSLAHMEELCDAFSEAATATSRGIVLAANGPVFSAGHDFSEMAGQDYAYMQRLLETCTRLMETITTVPQPVVARVHGLATAAGAQLVATCDLAVAATTAGFAAPGGKGGWFCHTPMVAIGHAIGRKRAAEMAFTGDVIDAATALDWGLVNRVVEPEDLDRATLEFLDRASRGSRYSKALGKRTLYRQLDLPVHDAYSVAVAAMAGASQTRDAQEGMSSFLEKRPPNWSDS